In Candidatus Avedoeria danica, the following are encoded in one genomic region:
- a CDS encoding tetratricopeptide repeat protein, producing MTPPTGTVTFLFTDIEGSTRRWDADPAAMSEAVARHDALVRAAIEGAGGYVFKTLGDAFCAAFTDASAAVVAATVAQRAIDETDWTAVGGVRIRAAIHAGAADERDGDYFGPPLNRTARLMGVAHGGQTVLSRAARDLVGDDLPAGASLRDLGEHRLRDLSRSEHVFQLVVPGLPDDFPVLLSLGQRPNNLPVETASFVGRERELEALLERLPEARVLTLSGIGGTGKTRLALQLAAAALDDYPNGTWFVELAPLAAPELVASTVAAVLGVRELPGQTIEAALLDHLADKRLLLVLDNCEHVVEAAARLAEAIVRRCPNVRIVATSREALAIPGEHVFPVPPLGLPASEDDAPASIAAAEGVRLFVERAQAVVPRFDVTTDNAGTIAELCRRLDGIPLAIELAAARTRMMSPTQILERLDQRFQLLTGGSRTAEPRQQTLRAAIAWSYDLLPTEEQALLQRLSVFRGGWALAAAAAVGADVAEDEWATLDLLTRLVDKSLVVATETDAGIRFGMLESVRDFAHEAALTMGGPDRPAAPAARSASSAPSAPSATTGSGAEVRFGLSESVRAFAHEAAEAAGTLDGARARHRAYYAALVAELEPHLNSTRGAEALVRFDLEHDNFRAALDTAQGDAAAEALRIVALLWRFWELRSILTEGRSRLEHAIAAGGDADRMLRGRVRYGLAVLLMRLGDPVAARRELDACVADVGDGLSRAGMRHIHNLHGLVAILSGDLAEARTHYVASLALAEEETGPERTFAIANELNNVGIVDILQDEPAAAQHVFQRALDLLPDGADNIVATLRFNKGSGALVAGDVSTAAADFGESLARRRVLNDPWGILLCVAAAGWVAAARGEAERAATLLSAAEAKLAALGRPFELLQQRCQDDAHARVAAALDPATHAAATAVGRAMAWDEAMARASEG from the coding sequence ATGACCCCGCCCACCGGCACCGTCACCTTCCTGTTCACCGACATCGAGGGCAGCACGCGCCGCTGGGACGCGGACCCTGCGGCCATGTCGGAGGCCGTCGCGCGCCACGACGCGCTCGTCCGCGCGGCGATCGAGGGTGCCGGCGGCTACGTGTTCAAGACGCTGGGCGATGCGTTCTGCGCGGCGTTCACCGACGCATCGGCCGCGGTCGTCGCAGCGACGGTGGCGCAGCGGGCGATCGACGAGACGGACTGGACGGCCGTCGGCGGCGTGCGGATTCGGGCGGCCATCCACGCCGGCGCCGCCGACGAGCGGGACGGGGACTACTTCGGGCCACCGCTGAACCGCACCGCGCGGCTGATGGGCGTGGCGCACGGCGGGCAAACCGTCCTGTCGCGCGCCGCCCGCGACCTCGTCGGCGACGACCTTCCGGCGGGCGCTTCGCTGCGCGACCTCGGCGAACACCGCCTGCGCGACCTGAGCCGCAGCGAACACGTTTTCCAGCTCGTCGTGCCGGGGCTGCCGGACGACTTCCCCGTGCTCCTCAGCTTGGGCCAGCGGCCGAACAACCTGCCCGTCGAGACGGCCAGCTTCGTCGGCCGCGAGCGCGAGCTCGAAGCGCTGCTGGAGCGCCTGCCAGAGGCGCGGGTGCTCACGCTGTCCGGCATCGGCGGCACCGGAAAAACGCGCCTGGCGCTGCAGCTCGCGGCGGCGGCGCTGGACGACTACCCGAACGGCACGTGGTTCGTCGAGCTGGCGCCGCTCGCCGCGCCGGAGCTCGTCGCGTCGACCGTTGCAGCCGTACTGGGCGTGCGGGAGCTGCCGGGGCAGACGATCGAGGCGGCGCTGCTGGACCACCTGGCGGACAAGCGCCTGCTGCTCGTGCTCGACAACTGCGAGCACGTCGTCGAGGCCGCGGCCCGACTGGCGGAGGCCATCGTGCGGCGTTGCCCGAACGTCCGGATCGTCGCCACGAGCCGGGAAGCGCTGGCAATTCCCGGCGAGCACGTGTTCCCGGTGCCGCCGCTCGGTCTGCCGGCATCGGAGGACGACGCGCCTGCGTCCATCGCGGCGGCGGAGGGCGTCCGGCTGTTCGTCGAGCGCGCGCAGGCCGTCGTGCCGCGGTTCGACGTCACGACGGACAACGCCGGCACAATCGCCGAGCTGTGCCGCCGGCTGGATGGGATCCCGCTCGCAATCGAGCTCGCGGCGGCGCGGACGCGGATGATGTCGCCCACGCAGATCCTCGAGCGGCTCGACCAGCGATTCCAGCTCCTGACGGGCGGGAGCCGAACCGCCGAGCCGCGGCAGCAGACGCTGCGCGCCGCGATCGCCTGGAGCTACGACCTCCTACCCACCGAAGAGCAGGCGCTGCTCCAACGGCTGTCCGTCTTCCGCGGCGGCTGGGCGCTCGCGGCCGCGGCCGCGGTCGGCGCCGACGTCGCCGAGGACGAGTGGGCGACGCTCGACCTCCTGACCCGCCTCGTCGACAAGTCCCTCGTCGTGGCCACCGAGACGGACGCCGGGATCCGCTTCGGGATGCTCGAGTCCGTCCGTGATTTCGCCCACGAGGCCGCCCTGACGATGGGCGGTCCGGACCGCCCCGCTGCGCCCGCCGCGCGATCTGCTTCGTCCGCGCCGTCCGCGCCGTCCGCGACGACCGGATCGGGCGCCGAGGTGCGCTTCGGCCTGTCCGAGTCCGTACGCGCCTTCGCGCACGAGGCCGCGGAGGCGGCGGGCACGCTTGACGGTGCCCGGGCGCGGCACCGGGCGTACTACGCCGCGCTCGTGGCGGAGCTCGAGCCGCACCTGAACTCCACCCGCGGTGCGGAGGCCCTCGTCCGCTTCGACCTCGAGCACGACAACTTCCGCGCCGCGCTCGACACGGCGCAGGGGGATGCCGCGGCGGAAGCGCTCCGGATCGTCGCGCTGCTTTGGCGGTTCTGGGAGCTGCGCTCGATCCTCACCGAAGGGCGGTCCCGGCTGGAGCACGCCATCGCCGCCGGCGGCGACGCCGATCGGATGCTGCGCGGGCGAGTCCGCTACGGCCTGGCCGTTCTCCTCATGCGCCTCGGCGACCCCGTCGCGGCGCGCCGTGAGCTCGACGCCTGCGTGGCCGACGTCGGCGACGGCCTGTCCCGGGCCGGCATGCGCCACATCCATAACCTCCACGGCCTCGTCGCGATCCTGTCCGGTGACCTCGCGGAGGCCCGGACGCACTACGTCGCCAGCCTCGCCCTGGCCGAGGAGGAGACCGGTCCGGAGCGGACCTTTGCAATCGCCAACGAGCTGAACAACGTCGGCATCGTCGACATCCTCCAAGACGAGCCGGCCGCGGCGCAGCACGTGTTCCAGCGCGCCCTGGACCTTCTCCCGGACGGCGCCGACAACATCGTCGCAACGCTGCGGTTCAACAAGGGCAGCGGGGCGCTCGTCGCCGGCGACGTATCCACCGCCGCCGCCGACTTCGGGGAGAGCCTCGCGCGACGGCGCGTCCTGAACGATCCGTGGGGCATCCTGCTGTGCGTCGCCGCCGCCGGCTGGGTGGCCGCCGCACGCGGCGAGGCCGAACGCGCCGCGACGCTGTTGTCCGCGGCCGAGGCGAAGCTGGCCGCCCTCGGGCGCCCGTTCGAGCTCCTCCAGCAGCGCTGCCAGGACGATGCGCATGCCCGCGTCGCCGCCGCGTTGGACCCTGCGACGCACGCGGCGGCAACGGCCGTGGGACGGGCGATGGCTTGGGACGAGGCGATGGCGCGGGCGAGCGAGGGTTGA
- a CDS encoding DUF1801 domain-containing protein — MAELKTRRTDASVADFLAAIPDEGRRADCLAVADLMAGVTGAEAEMWGPAIVGFGRYHYRYASGREGDWFLAGFSPRKQNLTLYLMSGYDDYEALLARLGKHTIGKSCLYIKRLSDIDVDVLRELVTASVAHMRATNP, encoded by the coding sequence ATGGCTGAGCTCAAGACCCGGCGCACCGACGCCAGCGTGGCGGATTTCCTGGCCGCGATCCCGGACGAGGGTCGGCGCGCCGACTGCCTGGCCGTCGCCGACCTCATGGCCGGCGTCACCGGCGCCGAGGCCGAGATGTGGGGGCCGGCCATCGTCGGCTTCGGCCGCTACCACTATCGCTACGCCAGCGGCCGCGAGGGCGACTGGTTCCTGGCCGGCTTCTCGCCCCGCAAGCAGAACCTGACGCTCTACCTCATGTCCGGGTACGACGACTACGAAGCGCTGCTGGCCCGCCTCGGCAAGCACACGATCGGCAAGTCGTGCCTCTACATCAAACGGTTGTCCGACATCGATGTCGATGTGCTGCGCGAGCTTGTGACGGCGTCCGTGGCACACATGCGCGCGACGAACCCGTAG
- a CDS encoding DUF4287 domain-containing protein, which produces MSTLDQARDTQLRNIETKAGKSLDELRALLTATGLAKHGQLRDWAMANLGLGHGDANTLVHMALATDGQTAAEASGASIDDVVAEIYAGPKAHMRPLHDAVMRAARGLGDFEIAPKKGYLSLRRKKQFAMLGPATNTRFEVGLNMKGVDGTDRLIAQPAGGMCQYKVKLADAGEVDESLAGWLRAAYEQAG; this is translated from the coding sequence ATGAGCACCCTCGACCAGGCCCGCGACACCCAGCTGCGCAACATCGAAACGAAAGCCGGCAAGTCGCTCGACGAGCTGCGCGCCCTCCTCACCGCCACCGGCCTGGCCAAGCACGGCCAGCTGCGCGACTGGGCGATGGCCAACCTCGGCCTCGGCCACGGTGACGCGAACACGCTCGTCCACATGGCCCTCGCCACGGACGGCCAGACCGCTGCCGAGGCCAGCGGCGCCTCGATCGACGACGTCGTCGCCGAGATCTACGCCGGCCCCAAGGCCCACATGCGCCCGCTGCACGATGCGGTGATGCGCGCCGCCCGCGGCCTCGGCGACTTCGAGATCGCGCCCAAGAAGGGTTACCTCAGCCTGCGCCGCAAGAAGCAGTTCGCCATGCTCGGCCCGGCCACGAACACGCGCTTCGAGGTCGGTCTGAACATGAAGGGCGTCGACGGCACGGACCGCCTGATCGCCCAGCCGGCCGGCGGGATGTGCCAGTACAAGGTCAAGCTGGCGGACGCGGGCGAGGTGGACGAGTCGCTGGCGGGGTGGTTGCGGGCGGCGTACGAGCAGGCGGGGTGA
- a CDS encoding DUF1211 domain-containing protein: protein MTKSRLEAFSDAVIAIILTIMVLELHPPEHGAGLSSLVALTPVFLSYVLSFIYLGIYWNNHHHLFQIVHHVDGRVLWANMHLLFWLSLVPFATAWMGESGFAGDPVVLYGVVLLMAAVAYFILTRALLAGHERDSALATALGRDFKGKISLAIYAAAITLAFAAPWASCALYALVAIIWLVPDRRIERTLGRTDG from the coding sequence ATGACCAAGAGCCGCCTCGAAGCCTTCAGCGACGCCGTCATCGCCATCATCCTCACGATCATGGTTCTCGAGCTGCATCCGCCGGAGCACGGCGCGGGCCTCTCGTCCCTCGTCGCGCTGACGCCGGTGTTCCTCAGCTACGTGTTGAGCTTCATCTACCTCGGCATCTACTGGAACAACCACCACCACCTGTTCCAGATCGTCCACCACGTCGACGGCCGCGTCTTGTGGGCCAACATGCACCTCCTGTTCTGGCTGTCGCTCGTGCCCTTCGCCACGGCCTGGATGGGCGAGAGCGGGTTTGCGGGCGACCCGGTCGTTCTCTACGGCGTCGTCCTGCTGATGGCTGCCGTGGCGTACTTCATCTTGACCCGTGCCCTTCTGGCCGGCCACGAGCGCGACTCGGCGCTGGCGACGGCGCTCGGGCGCGACTTCAAGGGCAAGATCTCGCTCGCGATCTATGCCGCCGCCATCACGCTGGCCTTTGCCGCACCATGGGCCTCGTGCGCGCTCTACGCGCTGGTGGCCATCATCTGGCTCGTGCCCGACCGCCGCATCGAACGAACGCTCGGGAGGACCGATGGCTGA
- a CDS encoding caspase family protein codes for MILGWDPARVRVFVVGILEWRHADDYPPFPQERRRDQRLVEHFRAQGIPADQIVYLQDRAATTATVRDAFDDHLAAARPGDLLVVYFAGHGARSDRGVTYFASHDAGDPRNHGWPVAEIPKAIERHFGGSHALLLADCCYSGGLADAVDDHGDRVAYATLVSSLASELSTGNWTFTEGIYAALRGQAYADSDGSRTITLREMADQVAANLAFAEEQLATFRIVGDFDPQTIVAAARPRPSADVGRRVEVLQNDVWYPAQIIDSGGGRFHVHYFGYDDTDDEWVTADRIREAKRPRYPAGTLVEVLWNKEWYPARVHDCIAGVHHIHYDGYDHSNDEWVSTARIRPRARS; via the coding sequence ATGATCCTCGGCTGGGACCCCGCCCGCGTGCGCGTCTTCGTCGTCGGCATCCTGGAGTGGCGCCACGCCGATGACTACCCGCCGTTTCCCCAGGAGCGCCGCCGCGACCAGCGGCTCGTCGAGCACTTCCGGGCGCAGGGCATCCCCGCCGATCAGATCGTCTACCTCCAGGACCGCGCGGCGACGACCGCGACGGTCCGCGACGCATTCGACGACCACCTGGCCGCCGCCCGCCCCGGCGACCTCCTCGTCGTCTACTTCGCCGGCCACGGCGCACGCAGCGACCGCGGCGTGACGTACTTCGCCAGCCACGACGCCGGCGACCCGCGCAACCACGGCTGGCCGGTCGCCGAGATCCCGAAGGCGATCGAGCGCCACTTCGGCGGCTCCCACGCCCTCCTCCTGGCCGACTGCTGCTACTCCGGCGGCCTGGCCGACGCCGTCGACGACCACGGGGATCGGGTGGCCTACGCGACCCTCGTCTCGTCGCTCGCCAGCGAGCTGTCCACCGGCAACTGGACGTTCACCGAGGGCATCTACGCCGCGCTGCGCGGCCAAGCCTACGCCGACTCGGACGGCAGCCGGACGATCACGCTCCGGGAGATGGCCGATCAGGTCGCCGCCAACCTTGCGTTCGCGGAGGAGCAGCTGGCCACCTTCCGCATCGTCGGCGACTTCGACCCGCAGACGATCGTCGCCGCCGCCCGCCCCCGCCCCAGCGCCGACGTCGGCCGGCGGGTCGAGGTGCTCCAGAACGATGTCTGGTACCCGGCGCAGATCATCGACAGCGGCGGCGGCCGGTTCCACGTCCACTACTTCGGCTACGACGACACGGACGACGAGTGGGTGACCGCGGACCGCATCCGGGAGGCGAAGCGGCCGCGCTACCCGGCCGGCACGCTTGTGGAGGTCCTGTGGAACAAGGAGTGGTACCCCGCCCGCGTTCACGACTGCATCGCGGGCGTCCACCACATCCACTACGACGGCTACGACCACAGCAACGACGAGTGGGTGTCGACGGCGCGGATCCGACCGCGGGCGAGGTCGTAG